The genomic region GGAGATGCAGGCTTGCTCATAAGTGGTCTTGAACATGCTACGCCACAGGAAAATGTCTGCATATTCATCTGAGAAGCAGAATGTGCAAAAGGACACTTGAAGCAGACTACAGACCGCAAGTCACATATACAGCACAGACTGAAACTAAGGGACATTTTCACATCCTGTTTTTTGTTGTCTTGTTATTTTTGTTCTTGTATAGCAATGCGCACTGGTGAAACTATACATTCAGGTTTTTAAACAACTTACACCTCATTAAAACGGAATAAAACTCATATTTAATACACACAGAACAGAAGAGGATAGAACAGATTTTTTCTGAATTTGTAAAATGATATATCAACAGATCGattgacacggtggcgcagtggttagcactgtcacctcacagcaagaaggtcgctggttcaagcctcagctgggccagttggcatttctgtgtgaagtttgattgttctccccgtgttcatgtgagtttcctccgggtgctccggtttcaaagacatgcgctataggtgaattgaataagctaaattatccgtagtgtgtgtgtgtgaatgagagtgaacgggtttttcctagtgatgggttacagcttgaagggcatcagctgcgtaaaacatatgctggataagttggcggttcattccactgtggcaacccaagattaataaagggacttagccgaaaaagaaaatgaatgaatttatcaaCAAAGGTAGATTATACAAACAAAACTCAAATCTGATAGAACTCACTAAcagtacaaaaataaatgttatatttaagtgtatatatatttctctatacattttctttatttactcATATATTTCCATCTGTATATAAAcaagaaatttatatatatattatatttatatatatatctgtcaaATACTTATGACATTctttcaaattaaatgtaaaaataataatgccCTAATGGCCTTTACagcataaaatgacaaaattggtcaaaataacaaaaggTTTGCATTCTTTCAGGCTATTAtattgataataacaataatttaaccCCTGAAGAGATAAATTTCagtgagttgctgtcatgtaacAATGTTTGATGATAATatcacacctacacacacaaaaacatcagCCCAGAACCTGAGATCACTGTGTTGATTTCTCATCTGTACTCCCTCTTCACAGTCATGACCTCGTACACTTCATTTATAGACCTTTTTCCCTGTTCTGCGGTTATTCTCATCTCCTTAATCTGGGGCAAAACAGAAAAAAGACCATTAACCTCTATACACACCAGCTAAAAAATGCCTAAAAATGCCATATGCTTAATGTCTAGAATATGAGTCTTTGTGTTGCCCAAAAATGTATTCTGATAGCCCATCCACCTTAAAGGAACATCTACAAATGTTGAATGCATGACGCCTCTAACAATACACATCTCATATTAACCGGACATTTGAATCACCCcagtatttatatacatatacatatatatatatataagaaaattaTTCCGTTcataattattgaaaaaattaattgtaaaaaaaaaaaaagttcaattgtGAAACATTTATCAAAATTTTAAATAGCTGCTTTCTTGTTGTTTTTAGTTTCAAGTGACATTATTACACcagtcattataataataataataataataataataacaataattaatattagagtgatttctgaaaatgaagctgaaaattcctctttaaaatcactggaataaatcattcaattaaatgataaactagttttgaacagttattttagagTGAAATAacgtttcacaattttacaatttgtactgtatttgatgaaataaatgcagccttgatgagcaggagaagcttattttaaaaacatttaaaaatcctactgaccccataCTGACCTCAGACTTATGTAtatgtcctatatatatatatatatatatatatatatatatatatatatatatatatatatatatatatatatatatatatatatatatatatatatatacatacactactggtcaaatgtCTTATAAAATAGCTATTTTATAATTACCATAAGTGCAAAGCATTTACAAAAATGTTGATAGGCTTCAGATTTAAAGATATGGATTGTGTTTTACGTGAATGATATTGACCTTGGGCACGATCCACACTCCCAGTACCAGAAACAAGAGTACAATCACACTGCTGGCAGTCACAGCCACCACTGGGACCAGAAAGCTGTATATGCCTCCAGGCTTTGAAGCAGCAGTGGAAGCAGCAACTTGCTCTGTTTTTCGGTCTACAAAAGAAATGTAAGATCAGGAAAGCcaaaacacagacacaaacatgcGTATCCTGCTTCAAAATTATCTGCATTAAAACAATTTTCATTGAAAGTCCaattaacagggtttctgcaggtttcacagacttaaatttaagactttttcagatatttttaggaccattatgaattaaattttagacccATACAGcgctaaaggctaaggaatttttcaaatggcccagatggaaaagatttttatttgcccaataaattttttttatttaatacatttaataatacaataataatttaataaaaatttaaatatttacattttatttcttagcaaaatattgatttattgtgTAAAaccaagcaagctctacttgtatccatacactttcttttccaacataaactgttttaaaagttttaaaagctataataaaattaatgtatgcacaacaatctgtccaggtcagtatcctcagcagtaaatacactgagcacttttaaacaaacgtTACTGTAAGGAAAATAGTTAAACCATTATGAAAAATagagttaaataaaatattaaattaaattaaaacttttatcGTGAtggattgtatgggttttggccatatTTGGTAGCTATAcaagaacaaaggaaaattaagacccgtttaaaaaaagatttaagaccaacaacacaatatttcagtaaatttaggactttttaaggcctaaaatttggattttgagataAGACATTTTAACACCCCGCAGAAACCCTGAATTAAGTTTGAGTGAACGGAATTTTGCTGGTTTGACAAGAATAATCTTCTCTTTAATCTGATTGCCAAGAGATATTTTCCTATATTCTTTACTAGCTGTAGCTTTTAAAACAagcattataaacaaacaaaatatttgtattataaactaaacaaaatatttgtattttagactaaactaaatatttgtattataaactaaacaaaatatttgtattttagactaaactaaatatttgtattataaactaaacaaaatatttgtattttagactaaactaaatatttgtattttagactaaactaaatatttgtattataaactaaacaaaatatttgtattttagactaaactaaatatttgtattataaactaaacaaaatatttgtattttagactaaactaaatatttgtattttagactaaactaaatatttgtattttagactaaactaaatatttgtattttagactaaactaaatatttgtattatgaactaaactaaatatttgtattataaactaaacaaaatatttgtattttagactaaactaaatatttgtattttagactaaactaaatatttgtattttagacTAAACTAAATATTTGCAATTGAGATTTTTAGTGTTTCTGAAATGTCGTATATTCCCTAAGTTTTATCATTTAATAGCCaacattttgtgaaatatttttgtaGAAAGGAAGTTTTCATTAtgtctatattttaaaatgtcatttatacttttatatttatatagaagcTGAATTTCAGCATCATCGCTcaagctttcagaaatgatttgTTAATCATGATTTGCtgtaaagaaaacatttattatcaAAGTTAAAAGGCATTCATTCGAAATagatttttttggtaacactttattttgatggtccttattgcacattttgttgacaacgttgcattgcaactacatgccaattactcctcatttgagtattagtagactgtcagcttaatatctgttgatatgctccttcaacagacatataactgactataagaaactttgcatgtacatgtcaacttacactaaccctaaccctaacccaacctaacagtctacttataatctatcgAGAATTAGCTGGCACGTAGATGCAATggaacttaaaataaaattttaaaaaatgcattaaagggaccataaaaaataaagtgatacccatttttttctttaattttcactgtaatttttgattgatttattgcacaaatataaaacaatacatcACAGCTAAAACGATCAGAGCACAACAAAAACTATACTTATTTCAACAGGTATTCAAAACTGTCTATAATTACTTAATATTATGCAAGTAGAGATATTTAAAAGTATATAAGACATAACTACTCACCACGAACCATAAGAAGAACACCAGACTGATCCATTTTACACACACGAGTCAATAGAAGACTGCACTTGCACCAGTAGGCACCGGCATCTTTCATTTGCAGGTTCAAGATGTCTACAGTCAGAGTCTTGCCTTCAAATTTGGCTTTAACACGTCCTTCATAAGAAGACTTAATAGTTAATTTATCTGACATCATATGGTAGTATACGACTTGCAGCTCATCCTCATGCCGGGTGTACAGAGACACTCCCATCACCTGTTCCTCAGAGATGTGACACTTCATGGTTGCATTTTCACCTTTAAATTTGATCAAATctgaaaaatgattcaaagaaaGAGTCTGGATCAGTTTACAGCATACAAATATGcagtatgtttatattttttacactattatcagacatagatAGCATttgctttcttctgtggaacattaAAGAACACATTTGAATGGTGCTAAACAAACAGTTTTGGTAATCCttaatattcatttttaggtgaagtaTATGCCTTTAAGTTTCAATGTCTAATGTGGTAAAGAGAGAggtggaaatgaaaaaaaaatattgcatgtCCTAAAGAAGAGAGAAAAACATGTAGGTtcaacatgaaggtgagtaaatatatATCTTTAACACACTATCCATTCAATATTAAGACATGATGCTATTGTACAACAAAAAAGTATTCAATGTAGGTCAAATCTAAAGTAGTTTAAATACTGCTGTAACATGCACAAACTGcccaaatgtaaaacaataaaacacaaaacactaaCCTGCACTTTCAACAAAGCCGCTGAGACAAAGAACACCCAACAGGAAGGTAAACTGCAGAGACTTCATTCTCATTTTCTTCAGAGCATCTCAAACACAGGAAGCAAACCAGATCTTAAGTCTGCACTGAAATGTATatatactctcacacacacacgcacacacgtacgcacacacacacacacacgcgctacAGCCTACGACTTCCACCACAAACATCTTAGTCAGCAAATCTCAGGCAACTGAAATCAAACACATTTCCAAGAGTTCTGCTTTGAAATGCGTAAAAAATAACTACTTGATTCATTTAGTGAATTCAGATGATCTACAATGGACAACTAATTGCATCAATAACATAAATTAatgttgtaatatatttaaagCTCAATTAAATCAACATGGACTATTCTTTTTTTGGAACCTGCAGCATTTTtttgggtttctgcaggtttcagcaaGTCAAATTCtagaccttttaagaccattatgaattaattttaaGACTTACAAAGGGCTAAACCGTAAGGATTTTTACTTTCCAAAAAAATTGaattacttaaaaaatacttAGGGCAACGTGGTGAtgcagggactaagccgaaaagaaaatgaatgaatgaatgaatgaataatagtttaaaaatgtgtcaaaacaagcaaaccataCATACTTTTCTTTGACAAgctttaaaaactgtaataaactaaatgtacaacgctctgtccaggtcagtgtcctcaccacatatggtctataaatacatggagaacttacaAATGTTAATGTGAGGAACCATAGtgttaaataaattgtaaacaaatgttttattgagatgtgttgttGGTAACTGGATCCAGGTGTTGGGCTGATTGGGTAGCTCTACATTtgaaattaagacccgtttaaaattatttaagacctacaagtcaatttttctgtgaatttaagactttttaagacctaaaattttgttattgaaatttaagacatttcaaGACACCGTGTATACCCTGATTTTTATACATTTTCCAttcaaatctttaaaaatataatcccTTTCTCTGAACAACATTTCTTCTCTTTTGTTAAGACAGCAGCTGTTCACTGTACATCTTTGTTATGACATTGTCAGACTGTGCATCATGCAATGATCAGATTTTCTTATAAAGGCTTATGCCTAATACAGTTTGTAATAAGTGAATTCCCACTGGATAAAATCCAGTACAAACCAAGAAAAATCTTGGATAATTAGGAGAGAAAAGTTGATCACAACTCTCGCTTTGTGACAACTTTGTTTCTGAAATAACATTCCAGACACTGTGTGCTTAAAGTCTAGAATATGAGGCTTTGTGTTGCCAAACAAGGTGTTCTGATAGCCCATTCACCTTTGCGGTACATCTTCAAATGTTGAATGCATAACACCTCTAACAAGACACATCTCATTTTAACCCGTTTAATTGCATCACCCTAGTATTTGAAGCACATTTATTATCGTTGTGCTGCACAAAAAAGCATTACAGAATCTAAGATAACAAATGGCTCCAAGAATGCTCTTTGTTTGTTAGCcaggacattttttattttaatatacataaatatacaattcCATCTAGGTTAAGATGTTTTCTTTTTAGTACTATTATaagaacaaagcaaaaaaaaaaaccatctaAGATAAAAATTCTTTAGTTATTCATTCTGAGCTGTATTAAAGCTGTATTAAGGTTATACATAAATTAAAGATGTTCCTGCAGTAGCATCTTttcaaaaaatacacatttctacctaagaatgagttaataagtTATGTAATGGCATGTAATGAGTGCAGACCAGACTGAAAAAAGGACACAATCATGATTAGGTAAAACACAAGAGAAAAACTGTCTTATTGTTTAACTTTCAAATGTTTTAGATCCTGTCTTGCTGCATAACTGTCATAtttaagtttgatttaaaaacgAAGACTGtgcattaaaatttacactggtagcaaaatctgatgggtagcatattgcatcatcaaaatgtgccacctactttttgaatgggagatAGGACAacctgacaaggtaggacaaatctaCAGAACAccggcagcacagtggctcagtggttagcactgttgcctcaaagcaaaaGTTCGCTGTTCGAGTCCaaactggaccagttggcattgctgcgtggagtttgcatgctccggtttctcccacagcccaaagacatgtgctaatgatgaattgggtaaacataattggatgtagtgtgtgtgtgtgtgtgtgtgtgtaagaatacaagtgtttgggtgtttcccagtacagggttgcggctgaaagggtatccgttatgtaaaccatatgctggaatagttattGGTTCATGTCGCTGTGAAAACCCCTAATAAATTGGGGACTAAGCCGGTTTGATTGCCACTATCCTTCACACCACGTTGGGTTTACCCATGTGTCAGTAAGATGTTTTTAATGAATatctaaattataatttaaaaaaaatgatgatcACATATATTATCACCTATTCGTATATGTGGCCATGCTGCTTaaacatatttttcatattttgataAGTTCAAGtcagattatttatatattttttttcatacttCACTCACATTTAGACATTTTCA from Danio aesculapii chromosome 3, fDanAes4.1, whole genome shotgun sequence harbors:
- the LOC130221358 gene encoding uncharacterized protein LOC130221358: MRMKSLQFTFLLGVLCLSGFVESADLIKFKGENATMKCHISEEQVMGVSLYTRHEDELQVVYYHMMSDKLTIKSSYEGRVKAKFEGKTLTVDILNLQMKDAGAYWCKCSLLLTRVCKMDQSGVLLMVRDRKTEQVAASTAASKPGGIYSFLVPVVAVTASSVIVLLFLVLGVWIVPKIKEMRITAEQGKRSINEVYEVMTVKREYR